The sequence below is a genomic window from Henriciella marina DSM 19595.
TGACACCGCCGCGCAGCTGGTGCGAGCGCATCTATAATGTTGCTTACTGGTCGGACGTGGAAAAGGGTGGGCACTTCGCCGCGATGGAAGTGCCTGACCTATATGTCGAGGATGTGAGGGCGTGGGCCCGAAGTGTCGAGCGCGAGCGCTGGGCTACATCGCGAGAGAGAAAAGGGCCACCAGCAGCTGGATGATCAGAGCGAGGCCGGCGAGCCCGATCACCGTTGCGATCCAGGCACCGCCAAAGCCTGCGCCAACGCCGATTGCGATACCCGCGCCTGCACAGAGAATGAGGGCAACGAGCCAGTTCATGCCAACCGACAGGGTGAAGACCATATAGCCAACGGAGATGAGCAGGGCGAGCGCGCCCCAGGCACTGGCCTTCATGAAGCCGGAATACATTTTCGATTGCGATTCGATTTTCATTTCGCCGCGGGTGTATTCACTGGACGCCATTGATCAACTCCGTTCATGGGTCTTGGTTCATGCGTTTTATCGCTGCTGCACCGTCGGTCAAGCATCCAGGCGGTCGCAGGTGCAGCGCAAGCGGTCCGCGCCTAGTTCAGCTTGGTCTTGTCGGACTTCTTTGGCGGCACGAAAGCGGGGGGCAGGGGCGCAGCTGGCACGCCTTCTTCTTTGAGGCTGTCGCGCTCTTCTGAGGTTGTTTCACCCCATATAGGCCGGTGGTCGCGCTCGCCATAATACATGGAGCGGGCCTCTTCTGCGAAGCCATCGCCGACATAGTCGTAATTTTCTGAGATGTGCTGGCGGGCCTGAGCCGCGAGTTTGCCGAAAACCTTTTCAGGGTCCTTGGCGCCTGACTTCTCGCTGGGGCGGACAGACGGCGCCATCATCTGCTTGCGGATATCGTGTCCGGCGCATTGCGGGCAGTCGATCTGGCCACTGCCCGATTGCGTTTCGAACGCGTCAGAGGACGCAAACCAGCCTTCAAAGCCGGTGTCGCAATCCCTGCATTCAAGCGCGTATCGGATCATCTGCCTTGGCCGTGCGTGCTCAGGCCGCGGCCAGCTTGTCGTCGAGCTTTCCGGAGCGTTCCAGCGCCATCATTTCGTCGCAGCCGCCAATATGCTCTTCGCCAATGAAGATTTGCGGAAAGGTCCGCCCGCCATTCGAGCGCTGCACCATCTCGGCTTTCTTGTCAGGGTCCATGCCAGCGTCGATTTCAGTGAAGTCGGCATTCTTCTGCTTCAGCAGCGACACTGCGCGCGTACAGAAAGGACAGAAGGCACGCGTATAGATTGTTACAGCAGACATGGGCGGGTCCTCGTCAGAATGAATAGGATCAAGCCTTATATGGTCACGTCAGACGGCCTGACAACGCGTGCGAGCACCACGACCGCGATATGGGCCGCGCCTGCCCGCTTCAGGGCAAGACTGCAGGCAGAGAGCGTCGCGCCCGTCGTGAAAACATCATCGACCAGAATGATCCGTGCGCCATCTACCTCCGCGCGTCGTTCTGGGCGCACAGCAAATGCGGCGCGCACATTGCGCCAGCGCTCGCGTGCCGAGAGACCGCCCTGGGTTGGGGTCGGCTTTCTGCGCACCAGCGTGTCGACCCGGGTTGGCACGCCAGAGCGGCGAGACAGACCCTGCGCCAGCCAGCCGGACTGGTTGAAACCGCGATGCACGAGCCGCCTGTAGTGGAGCGGTACCGGAACGATGAGGTCGGCGTCGTTCAGTACATCGTGCGCGGCCAGGTTCATCCAGCTTGCGAATGTGCCAAGACCATCGCGGCGCCCGGCGTGTTTGAGGTCCAGCACAAGTTTTCGAGAGACATCATCATAGGCGAGCGCCGCGCGGGCAGCGTCCCATCTTGGCGGTTTGGCGGCGCACTGGCCGCAAAGGCTCGCCTCGCCAAGATCGGTCTCTACCGGCAGGGCACATTGCCTGCAGCCACTGGCGCCAAGAAAGGTCAGCTGGGCGAAGTCTTCAGGGGCGATGAGGCCGTCGCCGCCATGATGACGGCCCGACACAAGCGAGCGCGACGGCCAGACGAAATGCGCCGCTGCGCGCAGTCCGCCCTTTGCCCTTCGCTGCGCAAGGTGCATATCCAGCCCCATGGCACCTGCTCCCCCCAAGCTCTTTGATCGCCGTCTGCATCGCCGCAACCGGGACCGCGCGGCGGCCCATTATGGCGACTATGCCTTCCTGAAAGAGCGGGAGTCGAGTCACCTGATCGAACGGCTGGAGGATGTCAGCCGGCAATTTGACCGCGTGCTGGACCTTGGTGCGCATGACGGGACGCTGGCGCGGATGCTGGCGGGCCATCCACAGACCGGCGCGGTGGAAGCCGGTGAGTCTTCCCCGATTTTCCGGGACGCTGCGGCGCGGGATGGCCTTGATGTGCGTGCGATTGATGAGGAAGATGTGGACGTTGAGCGCGCCGCCTATGACCTTGTTACATCAGTGCTTTCGCTTCACTGGGTCAATGACCTGCCGGGCGTGCTGATCCAGATTCGCCACGCGCTAAAGCCGGACGGATTGTTTCTCGGCTGCCTGTTTGGCGCTGGAACGCTCAGCGAATTGCGCACGGCTTTCCTCGAAGCAGAATCCGAGATCACGGGCGGCGCGGCCCCGCGTATCTCGCCGCTTCCGGGGCTTCAGGACATGGCCGGGCTGATGCAGCGGGCCGGATTTGCCTTGCCGGTCGTCGATGTCGAGCATGTCACCGTGCGCTATGACGACCCGTTTGCGCTGATGCGGGACCTCAAGGGGATGGGGGAACAGGCCGCTTTTGCCGTCAGTGAGAAAAGCCCGAGACGCCCGTTGTCACGGCGTATCCTGGCGCGGATGGCAGAGATATATGCCGAGCGCTTTGCTGACCCCGATGGCCGATTGAGGGCGACGTTCAACGTTGTCTGGTTGTCAGGCTGGGCCCCCGATGAGAGCCAGCCCAAACCACTCCGGCCGGGAAGCGCGCGTCATTCCATGGCAGATGCCGTTAAAAAGGCGCGCGGGAAAGACGACTGAGTTTCCGCGTGTTTGGACGGTGCAGTGATGGTGCACCCACGGTGTCTGGGCGGTGTCTCCAGACAAGAAAAGGCGCCATGGCCAAACCACAGCGCCTTTTCCAGTTCGTGAAAAGCTGATCTAGCCTTTGAAGTTCGAGAAAATGTCGTCGGCGTTCGGCTCTGCGCCGTCGCGGGAGTCTGGATCGACAGCTTCACTTGCCGCATCGGTGTCGGCGGCAGGTTTGAGGCCGGGGCCATCTTCCTGCTTGCCAGCTTGGGCGTCCATCTTCCGGCGCTTGTCGACCGCCTTGTTGACGACCTCATCAAGCTCGATCTGCGAACAGAGGCCGAGGGTCACAGGGTCGACCGGCTTGATGTTCTGCGAGTTCCAGTGGCTCTTGTCGCGCACATTGGTGATCGTCGCCTTGGTCGTGCCGATCAGTTTGGAGATCTGCGCATCTGAGACTTCAGGGTGGTTGCGGATGAACCAGGCGATCGCGTCCGGCTTGTCCTGGCGGCGAGCGACAGGCGTGTAGCGGGCGCCCTTGCGCTTTGGCTGCGGGATGTGCGCGATCTTGGATTCGGCCTTTCTGAGGCGATACTCGGCATCCTTCTCACCCTTGAGGATTTCGTCACGTGTGAGCTCACCGCCAGAGATCGGATCGACGCCGCGCATGTTTTCGGCCACGTCGCCGTCGGCAATGCCCTTTACCTCAAGCTTGTGGAGACCGCAGAACTCGGCGACCTGCTCAAACGAAAGCGTGGTGTTGTCGATCAGCCAGACGGCGGTTGCCTTCGGCATCAGAATATCGGCCATTGCGGGCTCCATCATGCTGGTCCCAGAAACGCAGCCGCCCGGCCTTTCGGGCCGGGCGGTCAGGTTCCAGAACGGGAAAAATTCCTAACAGCCCCCAGTATAGGCCGCCTCACTTCTTTTGAAAAGTCAGGCTTTGTAGTGAGAAAAACCTGTTTACGATGCGCCGACCCCATCCCATCATCTCCGTTAGGAGATTTCAGCGCCGAGCGGAGCTTTGATGCGAAAGATATTCTTTTATGGAAACTGCCAGTTGCTGGCGCTTCACGACCTTTTGACGCCGGTTCTCAAGGCGCACGGCTTTACGCCCGTCCATGTCGAGGAAGTCTACAAGATGACCCCGGCCGATGAGGAGGCCTCCCTTAAGGCGGCGGCCGAGGCTGAGCTGATGATCTGCCAGCCGGTCATAGAAAAGCCGAACAGGCCGTCGACCCCGGCGCTTCAGACGCTGTCGGCGTCCTCGCTGGTGATCCCCAGCATTCACTTTACCGGTTACCATCCAAACTTGCAGCTTCTCTGGAGTCCGCAAAAGCGCGGGACTGGGTGCCTGTCGACCTGGGCGCTTGTGCGCGCAGGGTTCGGCCCCAAAGCCTGTGAGGCGGCCCTTCTGGACCCCGGTGCCTTCGACGCAGAAGACGTGCGCACCTATGCGGCCGGGTCCATGGCCGAACTCAAGCGCCGCGAGCGCAAAGACGGCATCGATATTCCAATGAGCGATGTTCTGGAGACCAGCAGCGCGCGGGCGCTTTACACGATCAATCATCCGACACGGGACGTCATGGTCATCCTCTGCGATCGCATTCTGGATGAGTTGACCACGCGTGGACTGCTCCCAAAGGGGCTGCCCGGTCTGGCGCGGGACGCGCATTTCGAGCAGGCGATGAGTTCTCTCGATTTTATCGATCACCGGCCGCTGCCGACGGTCGCAAAGGCGCTCGGTGTCGATGGACCGGTCGCTTCCCGTAATGGAATGATCGTCAGCCGCGAGCGTTTCACCCTCGAGGGCGCATCGCCGCTTCAGGCGCTGACAATACCGAAGCTCGCAAGGCAGTACGCCAGAGAGCTGGAGCAAACAGGTTGGGATGACCGCATCGCCGAGAATGACAGGCTGGCGGACGCGATTCCACGGCCAAAGGTGCTGGCGACGGCTTAGGACTATGTAAGGGGGGGGATGGCCGCGGGTCGCGCTTCGCGGTCAGGCTCAAGAGCGGAAAGTCCCTAAAAATCGCTAGTATTGTACGAAGCGGGCGGGCTGGAAAGGTCGGCTTTGTGGTGTCGGGCGCGATCCGAAGTTTGTTGCGGCAAATAAGCCCGGAACAGGTGATTCACCTAGACGTTCATACCGCATTAATGCTTCACCTATCATATTGACAGGAGCGGCATATCATGATGATAGGAGGAATGGCTGATGATTTGAAACGCGTTACCCAGTTTCTGCCTAGAGTGGATAGGATCGAGTCTCGTATTAGAGAGCTCGCTCAAGACTCATTTAACGTGCTGATTAAGACGCAGCATGCGGCGGAGAGGCAGGATGAGCGCGGTATCACAGACAAAATGATCTTCGATGTCCTGAGAAAGGGATTCATCGACGGTGATATTCGTTCCGGTTCAGAGCCGGGCGAATGGAAGTGTAAAATGACACGTAAAGTAAACGGGAGTCGGGAAGTCGGAGTTGTCTCGGTGCTTATTCGGGACCAACGAATTCTCGTCATTACAGCGGAATGGGAAGATTTATAATGGAGGACGTGAACAGGCACTATTCTTTCGGCAAACCAGCCGAAAGGGAGCCTTACCACTACGTACAATGCGGATTGGACAATGTTTTCCTCTACGACGGCTATGAGCTGGAATGCATTGATGAAGAAGAATACGTCCGCGTCAGGAATGTTGAGGAGCTATGGAAAGGTATTGGTATTTCCGTGGCTACCGAAGCGCGAGAGCTTCAGCCAAAGGAAATTAGATTCCTGAGGAATCATATGGAGTTAACTCAAGACGACTTGGCTAAGAAGTTGGGAGTTGAGCCCCAAACGTTAGCTCGTTGGGAGAAAAGCCAAACCAAGCTCCCCGGGCCGGCAGACTTGGCTATACGCACACTTTTTCTTACGTCCCCGGCTGCCCAGCCCGAGGGAAGCGAAATCATCGGACGGCTCTTCAAAGTAATTGAAGACCGCGAAAACAATATACCACGAGACTTCAGTGCTATAAATTTTATCCGGTGTATGGAGGGATGGAAAAGGAAAAATGATGATAACCAGTTGGAATTGACTGGAGTCTAAGAACGCAAAGAAGGGGTGGATGCCGTGACTGCGGCATCTGCTTCTCACAAGCTCAGCCTGTGACCCTCATCTTTCATCACGACGATGTCGGCATGGTCGCGGAGGGGAAGGATGTGGTTTTCGAGGTTGGGGAGGTTGATCTTCTGCCAGACTTCGGTGCGCGCGAACTCCCGGGCTTCGGTTTCGCTCATGCCGCGAAAGCGCCGGTAGAAAGAGGCCGGGTCATCTGCAGCGGCATGCCAGAAGCGCATGAAGCGGTCGAGGAACCAGGTTTCGATATGTTCTGTCCTGGCATCCAGGTAGACGAACAGGTCGGGCTCTCCGGAGCAACGATCACCCGAAGACGGCGGGGTAAAGCCGAGCCCTTCCAGAACCAGGATGTCGGGCGGGCCGACAGTCCGCGACAGGGCCGGGTCGATGTCATAGGTTTCGTGGCTGTGGGCGGGAAACTCTGTCGGCAAAAGCCTGATCCGCGCGATCGCAGCGGCCATCGCGGCACTGTGATAGCTCTCCGGGAAACCCTTGCGCATCATCAGGCTGCGCTCTTCCAGAACGGCATTCGGATAGAGAAACCCGTCCGTCGAGATCGTTTCAACGGTCAGCGTTCCGGAAAGCTCATCGAGCAATTGGGCGGCGAGGGTCGTTTTTCCACATGCGACCGATCCGGTCAGGGCCACAATAAGCGGGCAGTTTTCAGTGCGCTCGCGCCTTATCCTGTCTGCAAGCTGGAGATGGCTGGCGTCCGGGGATGAGGCGAGGGGCGGCATCAGCGGCGCAATCCAAGGCCTGGCGCGGTCTGTCCGGCATCACGGTCCAGGGTCTGAACGGTTTGCAGCTGAGTGTTCATTGGGCGGCTCCACCTAGGGGGCGCATCGTATTCCGGGGGGGCAGAGGGAAATTAACGGTCGAAAACGGCGCCTCAGGCCTCAACTCTTCTGCTGGCGGCCGTAATGGACGCCATGAGAACAGAGTCGCGAAACGGTTTTGAGACCACGGGACATTTGCTCAGACGGTCTGGCAGGTCTTCGAGCTCTTCATAGCCGGTGCAGAAAACGACCGGCACGCCCTGATCCACCAGCTTCTCAGCCAGATCATATGATTTCGTTCCGCCTAAATTGGTATCGAGCAGCGCGATATCGGGAAGGCCATGCTGAAGCTCACGTTCGGCGCTGGCAATTGTCATGGCCGGGCCGATGACATCATAGCCTGCATCGGAAAGACGCATCTCCAGATCGAGCGCCGTCATCGGCTCATCTTCAACGACGAGAATTCGGGTCCGCCGCGTCGAGCGCAGGGGAGATTGTTGAGAAGACGACACCGAATTCGCCAATTCAGTTTCCAGAGTTGCGCCCGGCTTGATTTCTATCTTCGTGGGAAGCGTGGGTGAAGACCAGTCCCAATCAGAATCGATAATCTCATCGATCTGATCTGTGACATCCATATTGGTGCCGAACCAGAAGCGGATGGTTCCTGTCTCATCGCGGACAGGCTGAGCCTCTGACAGGAACCAGCTATAGCGGCCATCCTTGGCGCGGAGCGGAAACAGGTCTTCCCAGGGGTTGCCGGCGGCGAATGCCTTGTTGATCCGGTCGACAACGCGATCAACGTGATCGGGGTGATGAACGCTTTGCCAGCCCCAGCCATGCACCTCGTCCAGCGTGGTGCCGGTATAGTCGAACCAGCGCTTATTGTACCAGTAGATAGC
It includes:
- a CDS encoding aa3-type cytochrome c oxidase subunit IV, which encodes MASSEYTRGEMKIESQSKMYSGFMKASAWGALALLISVGYMVFTLSVGMNWLVALILCAGAGIAIGVGAGFGGAWIATVIGLAGLALIIQLLVALFSLAM
- a CDS encoding DUF1178 family protein encodes the protein MIRYALECRDCDTGFEGWFASSDAFETQSGSGQIDCPQCAGHDIRKQMMAPSVRPSEKSGAKDPEKVFGKLAAQARQHISENYDYVGDGFAEEARSMYYGERDHRPIWGETTSEERDSLKEEGVPAAPLPPAFVPPKKSDKTKLN
- the grxC gene encoding glutaredoxin 3, which translates into the protein MSAVTIYTRAFCPFCTRAVSLLKQKNADFTEIDAGMDPDKKAEMVQRSNGGRTFPQIFIGEEHIGGCDEMMALERSGKLDDKLAAA
- a CDS encoding ComF family protein, whose amino-acid sequence is MGLDMHLAQRRAKGGLRAAAHFVWPSRSLVSGRHHGGDGLIAPEDFAQLTFLGASGCRQCALPVETDLGEASLCGQCAAKPPRWDAARAALAYDDVSRKLVLDLKHAGRRDGLGTFASWMNLAAHDVLNDADLIVPVPLHYRRLVHRGFNQSGWLAQGLSRRSGVPTRVDTLVRRKPTPTQGGLSARERWRNVRAAFAVRPERRAEVDGARIILVDDVFTTGATLSACSLALKRAGAAHIAVVVLARVVRPSDVTI
- a CDS encoding methyltransferase domain-containing protein, translated to MAPAPPKLFDRRLHRRNRDRAAAHYGDYAFLKERESSHLIERLEDVSRQFDRVLDLGAHDGTLARMLAGHPQTGAVEAGESSPIFRDAAARDGLDVRAIDEEDVDVERAAYDLVTSVLSLHWVNDLPGVLIQIRHALKPDGLFLGCLFGAGTLSELRTAFLEAESEITGGAAPRISPLPGLQDMAGLMQRAGFALPVVDVEHVTVRYDDPFALMRDLKGMGEQAAFAVSEKSPRRPLSRRILARMAEIYAERFADPDGRLRATFNVVWLSGWAPDESQPKPLRPGSARHSMADAVKKARGKDD
- a CDS encoding DUF1013 domain-containing protein, which gives rise to MADILMPKATAVWLIDNTTLSFEQVAEFCGLHKLEVKGIADGDVAENMRGVDPISGGELTRDEILKGEKDAEYRLRKAESKIAHIPQPKRKGARYTPVARRQDKPDAIAWFIRNHPEVSDAQISKLIGTTKATITNVRDKSHWNSQNIKPVDPVTLGLCSQIELDEVVNKAVDKRRKMDAQAGKQEDGPGLKPAADTDAASEAVDPDSRDGAEPNADDIFSNFKG
- a CDS encoding WcbI family polysaccharide biosynthesis putative acetyltransferase, with product MRKIFFYGNCQLLALHDLLTPVLKAHGFTPVHVEEVYKMTPADEEASLKAAAEAELMICQPVIEKPNRPSTPALQTLSASSLVIPSIHFTGYHPNLQLLWSPQKRGTGCLSTWALVRAGFGPKACEAALLDPGAFDAEDVRTYAAGSMAELKRRERKDGIDIPMSDVLETSSARALYTINHPTRDVMVILCDRILDELTTRGLLPKGLPGLARDAHFEQAMSSLDFIDHRPLPTVAKALGVDGPVASRNGMIVSRERFTLEGASPLQALTIPKLARQYARELEQTGWDDRIAENDRLADAIPRPKVLATA
- a CDS encoding DUF4258 domain-containing protein, whose translation is MADDLKRVTQFLPRVDRIESRIRELAQDSFNVLIKTQHAAERQDERGITDKMIFDVLRKGFIDGDIRSGSEPGEWKCKMTRKVNGSREVGVVSVLIRDQRILVITAEWEDL
- a CDS encoding helix-turn-helix domain-containing protein: MEDVNRHYSFGKPAEREPYHYVQCGLDNVFLYDGYELECIDEEEYVRVRNVEELWKGIGISVATEARELQPKEIRFLRNHMELTQDDLAKKLGVEPQTLARWEKSQTKLPGPADLAIRTLFLTSPAAQPEGSEIIGRLFKVIEDRENNIPRDFSAINFIRCMEGWKRKNDDNQLELTGV
- a CDS encoding type I pantothenate kinase; amino-acid sequence: MPPLASSPDASHLQLADRIRRERTENCPLIVALTGSVACGKTTLAAQLLDELSGTLTVETISTDGFLYPNAVLEERSLMMRKGFPESYHSAAMAAAIARIRLLPTEFPAHSHETYDIDPALSRTVGPPDILVLEGLGFTPPSSGDRCSGEPDLFVYLDARTEHIETWFLDRFMRFWHAAADDPASFYRRFRGMSETEAREFARTEVWQKINLPNLENHILPLRDHADIVVMKDEGHRLSL
- a CDS encoding PAS domain-containing protein, whose amino-acid sequence is MGQRMQNFGDDPTDLETDFRQRAERMPRLAWVADADGAIYWYNKRWFDYTGTTLDEVHGWGWQSVHHPDHVDRVVDRINKAFAAGNPWEDLFPLRAKDGRYSWFLSEAQPVRDETGTIRFWFGTNMDVTDQIDEIIDSDWDWSSPTLPTKIEIKPGATLETELANSVSSSQQSPLRSTRRTRILVVEDEPMTALDLEMRLSDAGYDVIGPAMTIASAERELQHGLPDIALLDTNLGGTKSYDLAEKLVDQGVPVVFCTGYEELEDLPDRLSKCPVVSKPFRDSVLMASITAASRRVEA